The Halalkalicoccus sp. CGA53 genome window below encodes:
- a CDS encoding TRAP transporter permease: MNSNAKEKLDLELSHWTFVAIASLVFWLYIIYYAFTQEMAQAQFGALFLGYISILYILDELLEPIKEKEVLQILILIINLAILLITTYYFYTNYLELHTVRVGFARDHEYVLAAMLVSSMIYLTWREFGRTFLILIVGVILYGSYGMYAPGVLSHGGLNSQRLLQIMVLEFEGLYGYLTRLVATWLALFLLYAGLLQAYGAFDLILRFAIRSVRYIRSGVAQSAVISSMIIGSINGSHTANAGITGSFTIPLMKENGMKSETAAGIESTASCFGQVLPPVMGAAAFIMAGLLGIRYIDVLVAGILPAAILVASISVAVHYTSIAQVDIDKQNVNLENFVEDTLSKRELAIEAVRFLIPLFTLVYVLGVLQFTVITSALYTCIAMLITGIGFPIIQAIVSEGQSLSQTVRKVSVDTINGSKLGALSLAPIAIVLAAINGVVDILLATGVPSAIALALIQISGGVLIVALILSMIICIILGLGMPTSAAYLIMALLVAPALINQFGIPELAAHYFVFYATITAGITPPVATAVAVASGIAQSNFWRACHEALKIASPLFILPFVFIYHPELVSVTYNIETLITATFTLIGAISMIHGLNYHGRISTNVVVSTLARGLYVVLGVFIMAYPSLLVKIVLLALVMLLITYQLRDFITVRLGSSTTSDD; encoded by the coding sequence ATGAATTCCAACGCTAAGGAAAAGCTGGATTTAGAGCTCAGCCATTGGACTTTCGTAGCGATTGCTTCCCTTGTTTTTTGGTTATATATTATTTATTATGCTTTTACACAGGAAATGGCTCAAGCTCAATTTGGTGCATTGTTCTTAGGATATATTTCCATATTGTATATATTAGATGAACTACTAGAACCCATCAAGGAGAAAGAGGTACTACAGATACTAATATTAATAATTAATCTCGCCATTTTGCTAATCACCACATACTATTTCTACACCAATTATCTTGAGCTCCATACTGTCCGAGTTGGTTTTGCAAGAGATCATGAATATGTATTAGCAGCAATGCTGGTTTCAAGTATGATCTATCTTACATGGAGGGAATTTGGGAGAACTTTCCTTATCTTAATAGTCGGCGTTATTTTATATGGATCTTATGGGATGTACGCGCCTGGTGTACTCTCACATGGTGGGCTAAACTCACAAAGACTCCTTCAGATCATGGTACTCGAGTTTGAAGGATTATATGGGTATTTGACCAGATTAGTTGCAACCTGGTTAGCACTGTTCCTGTTATATGCGGGTCTACTACAAGCATATGGTGCATTCGACCTTATTCTTCGGTTTGCGATTCGATCGGTTCGGTATATTCGGTCTGGAGTTGCACAATCAGCCGTTATTTCTAGTATGATTATTGGGTCTATCAATGGTAGCCACACAGCAAACGCTGGAATAACTGGATCGTTCACAATCCCATTGATGAAGGAGAATGGTATGAAGTCCGAAACAGCGGCGGGAATTGAGTCAACCGCCTCTTGTTTTGGACAGGTTCTACCACCGGTTATGGGAGCAGCAGCTTTCATTATGGCTGGTCTTTTGGGGATTCGTTATATCGATGTTTTAGTCGCAGGAATCCTTCCAGCAGCAATTTTGGTAGCGTCTATATCTGTTGCAGTTCATTATACATCAATCGCTCAGGTTGACATTGACAAGCAGAATGTCAACCTTGAAAATTTTGTTGAGGATACACTTAGTAAGCGGGAATTGGCGATCGAGGCAGTTAGATTTTTGATTCCACTTTTTACTCTAGTTTATGTACTAGGTGTGCTTCAATTTACAGTTATAACTTCTGCACTATATACATGCATTGCGATGCTAATTACTGGTATCGGTTTCCCAATAATACAAGCGATAGTGTCTGAGGGGCAAAGTCTTTCCCAAACAGTAAGAAAGGTCTCGGTCGATACGATAAATGGAAGTAAATTAGGAGCACTTTCTCTCGCACCCATTGCAATCGTCCTCGCAGCAATAAACGGAGTCGTCGATATCCTACTCGCAACAGGTGTTCCATCTGCGATTGCACTGGCACTTATTCAGATCTCAGGAGGTGTTCTGATAGTGGCATTAATTTTATCAATGATTATTTGTATTATTCTCGGGTTAGGAATGCCAACATCCGCTGCTTATCTTATCATGGCGTTACTTGTTGCGCCAGCACTGATCAATCAATTCGGAATTCCTGAGTTAGCCGCCCATTATTTCGTCTTTTACGCAACAATTACTGCAGGCATAACTCCTCCTGTCGCAACAGCAGTAGCAGTGGCTTCTGGAATTGCTCAAAGCAATTTTTGGCGAGCTTGTCATGAGGCATTGAAAATTGCATCACCGCTGTTTATCCTTCCATTTGTATTCATCTACCATCCAGAGCTGGTCTCTGTTACTTATAATATCGAAACACTGATAACAGCTACATTCACTTTGATCGGAGCAATATCTATGATTCATGGCCTTAACTACCATGGACGTATTTCCACAAACGTCGTTGTAAGTACCCTTGCTAGGGGCCTTTATGTTGTGCTAGGGGTGTTTATAATGGCCTATCCCTCCTTGCTGGTCAAGATAGTCCTTCTTGCACTCGTGATGCTATTGATCACATATCAACTTAGAGACTTTATCACGGTTCGATTAGGATCATCTACTACATCGGATGACTGA
- a CDS encoding ParA family protein encodes MPITYTVYSESGGIHKTTWTANLAEAHARQGFDVLVIDLDHQAANLTYLFDVDKGRDDPDADNLVRHVLGRPNGDFEDLIHSTDEGIDVLPAHDMLEEFTVLLLQRERFEDKMGDGFNRYEQLYNVLWKETNVQKDYDVIIIDPNARAEILLYNAIYATRTLVAPSKPAGKGNKSLDGLSGLFESMSENLGIEVGVAAVILSGVGATSTHNRYGDQMEEEYGIAASIGKRESMMDEMWDAQGSAFKVVEEGWHNGEKGTRRLREREVESLETILEIADHLTTEFGVEPPKGPTLNIEETEVVS; translated from the coding sequence ATGCCCATCACGTATACGGTCTACTCGGAATCCGGTGGCATCCACAAAACGACGTGGACTGCTAACCTCGCCGAAGCGCATGCTCGCCAGGGCTTTGATGTTCTCGTGATCGATCTCGATCATCAAGCCGCTAACCTCACCTACCTCTTCGACGTCGATAAAGGTCGCGACGATCCCGATGCCGATAACCTCGTCCGTCACGTCCTCGGACGGCCGAACGGTGACTTCGAAGATCTCATTCACAGCACCGATGAAGGCATCGATGTCCTCCCTGCCCACGATATGCTTGAGGAGTTCACTGTGCTCCTTCTCCAACGCGAACGCTTCGAGGATAAGATGGGCGACGGGTTCAACCGCTACGAACAGCTCTATAACGTTCTCTGGAAGGAAACCAACGTTCAGAAAGACTACGATGTCATCATCATCGATCCGAACGCGCGTGCCGAAATCTTGCTGTACAACGCGATCTATGCTACTCGAACGCTAGTGGCTCCAAGCAAGCCCGCCGGAAAGGGGAACAAAAGCCTCGACGGCCTTAGCGGCCTCTTCGAAAGCATGAGCGAGAATCTCGGCATTGAGGTCGGTGTTGCGGCGGTTATCCTGTCTGGTGTCGGGGCCACGAGTACGCACAATCGCTATGGCGATCAGATGGAAGAGGAGTACGGAATCGCAGCGTCGATCGGCAAACGCGAGAGCATGATGGACGAGATGTGGGATGCACAGGGCAGTGCATTCAAAGTCGTCGAGGAAGGCTGGCATAACGGTGAGAAAGGCACCCGTCGCCTCCGTGAGCGCGAAGTCGAATCCCTTGAGACCATCCTCGAAATAGCTGATCACCTCACCACTGAATTCGGAGTTGAACCGCCGAAAGGACCCACTCTCAACATCGAGGAAACGGAGGTGGTCTCCTAA
- a CDS encoding tyrosine-type recombinase/integrase — protein MEPDEADATSGETPVETAIQQYLDSVEAGNSRKNFQSTLETWRIWLHEERGVTNLEELEVLDCRRYARHLKRRTHDGDLKASTAITYYAYVRAFLTFCVADELLDTNPAKAKRAMDELPEDLGDTTRQFWREEERRAIMRYVDERVNRSLDGDADVSREYAFRDRAIVYLLGLSGVRGAEVFSEPSDDKRTGITWNDVQFDAGAVRVLGKSRAYEYAQLPKRAATALERYRTVLDPPSEEWPVFPSGHAPSKYSAVREQLAGEGMVDSQIQTILERNDIDTVLRDRNVVPPALSTNGARNLMKRLCKDAGIDVDGEYLKPHGARRGLGHELYASGHAELAQSALRHASIETTHESYSDIQAAETAQQVDDLLSE, from the coding sequence ATGGAACCCGACGAGGCCGATGCTACGTCCGGGGAAACACCGGTCGAAACGGCCATCCAACAGTACCTCGACAGCGTTGAAGCTGGCAACTCCCGAAAGAACTTCCAGTCGACCCTCGAGACGTGGCGCATCTGGCTCCATGAAGAGCGTGGCGTGACGAATCTCGAAGAGTTGGAGGTCCTCGATTGTCGTCGGTACGCTCGCCATCTCAAACGACGTACTCATGACGGCGATCTCAAAGCAAGTACTGCAATCACCTACTACGCGTACGTTCGTGCGTTTCTCACGTTTTGTGTCGCCGACGAACTTCTCGATACGAATCCAGCGAAGGCCAAACGCGCGATGGACGAGCTCCCCGAAGATCTTGGTGATACTACCCGGCAGTTCTGGCGCGAAGAGGAGCGACGTGCGATCATGCGCTACGTTGATGAGCGGGTCAATCGCTCCCTCGACGGTGACGCGGACGTCTCCCGGGAGTACGCCTTTCGTGATCGTGCGATCGTCTATCTCTTAGGGCTCTCGGGTGTTCGCGGGGCCGAAGTGTTCTCGGAACCTTCGGATGACAAACGGACTGGAATCACCTGGAATGATGTTCAGTTCGACGCTGGTGCTGTCCGCGTCCTCGGAAAGTCACGGGCCTACGAGTACGCTCAACTCCCTAAGCGGGCTGCAACGGCGCTTGAGCGGTACAGGACGGTCCTCGACCCACCGAGTGAAGAATGGCCGGTCTTTCCCAGCGGGCACGCCCCGTCGAAATATTCTGCCGTTCGTGAACAGCTGGCCGGCGAGGGGATGGTAGACAGCCAAATTCAGACCATCCTCGAACGTAACGATATCGATACGGTACTCCGAGACCGAAACGTCGTCCCACCGGCCCTCTCGACGAACGGTGCTCGCAACCTAATGAAGCGTCTCTGTAAGGACGCCGGGATTGACGTCGACGGCGAGTATCTGAAACCACACGGGGCCCGTCGAGGGCTGGGACATGAATTGTACGCGAGTGGCCACGCTGAACTCGCTCAATCGGCGCTCCGGCACGCGAGTATCGAGACAACACACGAATCGTACTCCGACATTCAGGCAGCAGAGACGGCACAGCAAGTCGATGATCTCCTCAGTGAGTAG
- a CDS encoding MBL fold metallo-hydrolase, which translates to MNRTDDWYEVTRLAERSYLITEANQYRMYLIEGTERSVVIDTGLGIGRLRSLVTDLVDLPLEVVLTHTHWDHIGAAVQFDDVYVDPHELPLDRQVRIDSISEEFTNRPEEFVSHWRAANREFPEEFDVDTYMIDSFTAKATPPEREIDLGTRSLEVLPLPGHSPGHLGVLDQKTGVLYGGDILQFDRGLYILFKDSSLTDYIESIEAVVTLKSEGRFDVLATSHNDPLAGDELSIFEELLDALYDIVAGNREYELVDTPWGQVRSYRVGAAEVLTRQKLN; encoded by the coding sequence ATGAATCGAACCGACGATTGGTACGAGGTCACGCGGCTCGCAGAGAGAAGTTACCTCATCACTGAGGCAAATCAGTACCGAATGTATCTGATTGAGGGAACCGAACGATCGGTGGTGATCGATACCGGCCTGGGTATCGGTAGGCTGCGGTCACTCGTAACCGACCTCGTCGATTTGCCGCTTGAGGTAGTACTCACCCACACTCACTGGGACCATATCGGAGCCGCTGTACAGTTCGACGATGTCTACGTAGACCCTCATGAACTTCCTTTAGATAGACAAGTTCGTATCGATTCGATCAGCGAGGAGTTCACGAATCGGCCGGAGGAGTTCGTCTCCCACTGGCGCGCCGCGAACAGGGAATTCCCCGAAGAATTTGACGTTGATACTTACATGATCGATTCGTTCACCGCCAAAGCAACTCCCCCGGAACGGGAAATCGACCTTGGAACGCGGTCACTTGAAGTCCTTCCGCTCCCAGGACACTCACCCGGACACCTCGGCGTGTTAGATCAGAAGACTGGGGTGTTGTATGGGGGCGACATTCTTCAGTTCGATCGCGGCCTCTACATCCTGTTCAAGGACTCTTCGCTTACAGACTACATCGAATCGATAGAAGCGGTTGTGACATTGAAATCGGAGGGTCGGTTCGACGTCTTAGCAACTAGCCACAACGATCCACTCGCTGGTGACGAACTATCCATCTTCGAGGAGCTTCTTGATGCGTTGTATGACATCGTCGCCGGCAACCGCGAATACGAACTCGTCGATACGCCCTGGGGGCAAGTTCGTTCATACCGGGTTGGAGCCGCCGAGGTCCTGACCCGACAGAAATTAAATTGA
- a CDS encoding tripartite tricarboxylate transporter permease has translation MLIHGLVPGPDLFTTELQFTYSVFVALFLGNVVILTVGTLFITKMEYFTRINTKIIIPIILVLAVAGAFTLRTNWFDVLTLAVFGVVGYYMFQHNYSIVAFILGIVLGPIAEENFLRSLDLSGGSYMIFVGSWSSRLLVLLTAIILLGPFLKSYLE, from the coding sequence TTGCTTATCCACGGACTGGTTCCTGGACCAGATCTGTTCACCACCGAACTCCAATTTACCTATAGCGTGTTCGTCGCGCTCTTTCTTGGGAACGTGGTGATTCTCACGGTCGGGACCCTCTTCATCACCAAGATGGAGTATTTCACCCGTATCAATACGAAAATCATCATCCCAATTATTCTCGTGTTGGCTGTCGCTGGTGCGTTTACACTCAGAACCAACTGGTTCGACGTGCTGACCCTGGCCGTCTTCGGTGTTGTCGGCTACTACATGTTCCAACATAACTACTCGATCGTCGCATTCATTTTGGGCATCGTACTCGGGCCGATCGCTGAAGAGAATTTCCTTCGATCACTCGATCTCTCGGGAGGATCGTATATGATCTTCGTCGGAAGCTGGTCCTCCCGGTTGCTAGTGCTCCTGACGGCGATCATTCTCCTTGGACCTTTCCTCAAATCGTATCTCGAGTAA
- a CDS encoding LeuA family protein, with protein sequence MKLSDVTLREADQMPGRSYTADQKITAANHLDRLGLTFIQAGFPATGEKDQHVIRTLASSLDASVIGLARAVPNDVEAALDAEADIIEIFAPLSNLQLDHLIKKSREEMMTAMSEAVGQALAANVGVHVSLLDAFRTDSDVLVNAFEQFPDVEYITLADTVGAMTPPSVETALSELSNSVDLSRVGVHFHDDLGVATANTMTAHRLGVGKADVSVASLGERAGNPALEEVVAIGVLGDEGNYGLDEKQLVPVCTDVLEVLGEPIDPRKPILGTEVYEHESGIHTAAMLEKPALFEPFPPDRLGAERRLLFGDGTGRSGAKQLLKRAGIEPTERRIDDLLQRLSERGPLETFEAVSVAAELN encoded by the coding sequence ATGAAGCTTTCCGACGTTACACTTCGCGAAGCCGATCAAATGCCTGGGCGGTCATACACTGCCGATCAAAAAATCACGGCTGCGAACCACCTCGACCGACTCGGTCTGACGTTCATCCAAGCAGGGTTTCCCGCTACTGGCGAGAAAGACCAACACGTAATCAGAACGCTCGCTTCCTCACTTGACGCGTCGGTTATCGGGTTAGCCCGCGCTGTTCCTAACGACGTCGAGGCAGCACTCGACGCCGAGGCAGATATTATCGAAATCTTCGCACCCCTTTCAAACCTCCAACTGGATCATTTGATCAAGAAATCACGAGAAGAGATGATGACAGCGATGTCAGAGGCTGTCGGTCAGGCCCTCGCAGCGAATGTAGGGGTACATGTTTCGCTCTTAGATGCGTTTAGAACCGATTCCGACGTTCTCGTCAACGCATTCGAACAGTTTCCCGACGTCGAGTATATTACGCTCGCTGATACCGTAGGCGCCATGACTCCACCCTCGGTTGAGACGGCTCTAAGCGAACTCAGTAATTCTGTTGATCTCTCACGGGTCGGTGTCCATTTCCACGACGATTTAGGCGTCGCTACAGCGAACACAATGACAGCACACCGGCTCGGTGTCGGCAAGGCCGACGTTAGCGTCGCCTCGCTCGGTGAACGAGCTGGAAATCCGGCGCTCGAAGAGGTGGTGGCAATCGGGGTTTTGGGAGACGAAGGGAACTATGGTCTCGACGAAAAGCAACTCGTCCCGGTTTGTACGGACGTTCTCGAGGTATTGGGAGAACCGATCGATCCAAGAAAGCCCATCCTGGGGACCGAAGTTTACGAACACGAATCCGGTATTCACACCGCCGCCATGTTAGAGAAGCCAGCACTCTTCGAACCATTTCCGCCTGACCGGTTGGGTGCCGAACGGCGTCTGCTCTTCGGCGACGGTACAGGGCGGTCCGGAGCGAAACAGCTGCTGAAGCGAGCGGGTATCGAACCAACGGAAAGGCGAATCGATGACCTCCTTCAACGGCTCTCAGAACGAGGACCATTAGAGACGTTTGAGGCAGTTTCGGTCGCAGCTGAGCTGAACTAG
- a CDS encoding transposase yields the protein MGEVDLLDFMRNCKRLAKQALGNDAGESAKGGLARWKHVVIHCYRLEEGYSYRETENRLRCFGELREILELPPDDVPNYSTIYKSFDRFDMTVWRALLRVSAEQHPHSGHVALDSTFFERGYASKYYLQRSDRDIQKLKVTTLTDTESLAVLDVQCSIHWKHDVKTGPQVVRRNADDLLSVAADKAFHSWINRFEFYTLDVDPLVLSQGSTPEIAGHNALIRDAGYSQRWMAETSYSSVKRSLGAAVRAHFWYREFREIVLKFAVSNIEQLCEPL from the coding sequence ATGGGAGAGGTCGATCTCCTCGACTTCATGAGGAATTGTAAGCGGCTAGCTAAACAAGCGTTGGGGAATGACGCGGGCGAGTCCGCCAAAGGGGGACTCGCCCGCTGGAAACATGTCGTTATTCACTGCTATCGCCTCGAAGAGGGCTACAGCTACCGCGAAACCGAGAATCGTCTCCGGTGTTTCGGCGAACTCCGTGAAATCCTCGAACTTCCGCCCGATGATGTTCCTAACTACAGCACCATCTACAAGTCGTTCGATAGGTTCGATATGACGGTCTGGCGGGCGTTGCTTCGCGTTTCAGCGGAGCAACACCCACACTCCGGCCACGTTGCCCTCGACAGTACGTTCTTCGAACGCGGATACGCGTCGAAGTACTACCTCCAACGGTCGGATCGGGACATACAGAAGCTGAAAGTGACGACACTCACCGATACGGAATCGCTCGCTGTCTTGGACGTTCAGTGTTCGATCCACTGGAAGCATGACGTAAAGACTGGCCCGCAGGTCGTCCGCCGGAATGCGGACGACCTGCTGTCGGTCGCCGCCGACAAAGCGTTCCACAGCTGGATCAACAGGTTCGAATTCTACACGCTTGATGTCGATCCGCTTGTTCTCAGCCAGGGATCGACGCCGGAGATAGCCGGTCACAACGCGCTGATCCGGGACGCTGGGTACTCGCAGCGGTGGATGGCCGAGACATCGTACTCGTCAGTCAAGCGCTCGCTCGGCGCTGCCGTGCGAGCGCACTTCTGGTATCGAGAGTTCCGTGAGATCGTTCTGAAGTTTGCCGTCTCGAACATCGAACAGCTCTGTGAACCACTCTAA